TTACTCGGTGATACCTATGGATGTGATTTTCGAGGGCATGGATACTTATTCGCCTGAGTTTGTGGAGATTGAACATCAAGGAGTGACCCTACAGGTCGAGCCTATGGACGCAAAGCAAGCAAGGATTGTAAGACTCTTGAGCGGTAATCCACAGGATTACATGAAGGAACAGTACACGCCAGGAACGGTTATATCGTACATACCCGGATTTCATCAAACGTTGAGCTGAGGAGTGCTCCTTGACAGTACCTCGCCCCTTGAAACTATGGTATAATGTGGTTCTTGGGGGTGACATGCGTGGCCAAACGCAAGAAGAAATCGAAATCGTTGAAAAATAGCTTGATGTTCGAGCTTTATGGCATACTCATCTTAATCTTTGCGGTTATTGCGCTAGCGCATCAAGGTCATGTGGGCAATTCACTCATGTACCTGTTTCGCTTTTTTGTCGGAACGATGGATTTCTTGATTCCCGTGTTTTTTATATACGTGGCTTTGTACGCGATGATCAAACGAGCCTGGCCCCCGCTGAAGACAGCGAAGAAGTCAGGCATACTGTTATTTGTTGTTGCGCTATTAATTAAGAATCACATTGATTTGTTTCTTCAATTATATCCGGATGGAGGCTTCGAATCGGGTAAAGTCATCTCCGCTACCTGGGACGGCATGATGGATGGATTGAAGCCGACCGAAGAGGGAAGCGAGGCTCTCAAATTCGGTGTAGGCGGAGGAATGATTGGCGCGCTGCTTTACAGTATCTTATACTTCTTGTTCGATAATTGGGGTGCTAGACTCATCCAATATGCACTTTTCGCGATCGGATTCATATTAGCGACGGGTATCTCTTATGTCGATGTGGTTCATATGGTGCGAGGCAGATTCAAGAATGTTGGCGATAACATCAAGGACCGCATGCATGAATGGTTGGATGATCGCAATAGCGGAAAGCATCAAGAAGTGCAAGATGAAAGATCATCTGCGAAAAACAAAAAAGCAGCGTACGTTCCCGTAGACGACGAGTTTGATGAAGAAATCTTTCAGCCTGTGAAACGACAGAGGAAGAACCCTCTGTTTATGGAGCTGCTGAAGCCTATTAAGGAAGCGAAAAAGAATAAAACGGCTTCAAATGCTAAGGGAGAAGAAGATATTCAAGCTGCAGAGGAGAATGGCGATTCACAAGTTGTGTATCAGGCCAACCAGAGTTCTGCGAGTAATCATGATGAGAATGCTGCCCATGAGCAGCCTGTAACGCCTATCATCAGAGATTTTCAGGAACACGTTTATCAAGAGGCTCAACAATCGATTCAGCAGGAACAACAGGTTACGGCGGAACCGGTCGCTGCAATTCCAATAGCCAAAGCGAAAGTTGAACAGAGTGACGAAGAGCAAGGTCCCGTATCCGTTGAATTCCAACAGGACAAGCCGCTTGAAAATAGCAAACCGTATGTAATGCCTTTATTGGATTTGTTAGCCAAGCCTGCCGCAGGAAAAGGTGCTGAAATGTCAGACTACAAAGCAAATGCGCGCAAGCTTGAAGCCACCTTGGAAAGCTTCGGAGTGCGGGCAAAAGTTTTGGAAGTTGTTAGAGGTCCTGCTGTGACCAGGTACGAAATCCAACCGGATGTTGGTGTGAAAGTAAGCCGTATCGTAAGTTTAACGGACGATATCGCTCTGGCGCTAGCGGCGAAAGACATTCGGATGGAGGCCCCTATTCCTGGTAAATCAGCGATCGGCATTGAAGTTCCGAATATGGAAGTATCTGTTGTTACGATGCGTGAAGTGATGGAAACAGGAGCCTTTCAGGAATCGAGTTCAAGACTTTCTGTTGTGCTTGGACGGGATATTTCAGGTCAGCCTATTGTAGGCAATCTGGCAAGAATGCCCCACTTATTGGTAGCTGGTGCGACTGGCTCCGGTAAATCCGTTTGTATTAACGGTATTATTACAAGCATTTTGTATAAAGCCAAGCCCAATGAAGTTAAGTTCTTGATGATTGACCCTAAGATGGTCGAGTTAAATGTATACAATGGAATTCCGCATCTGTTGGCACCTGTTGTGACAGACCCGAGGAGAGCATCACTAGCACTTAAGAAAGTTGTAGTTGAGATGGAGAAACGTTACGAGCTGTTCTCCAAAAGCGGTACGCGTAACATCGAAGGCTACAACGCTATGTTGACTGAAACGAGTACAGGCGCTCCACTACCTTATTATGTCGTTATCGTGGATGAGCTTGCCGATCTGATGATGGTTGCAGCGAATGATGTGGAGGATTCCATCTGTCGTTTGGCTCAAATGGCCCGTGCTGCTGGCATTCACTTAATCATTGCAACACAGCGTCCATCTGTTGATGTCATTACTGGTGTAATTAAGGCAAATATTCCGTCACGTATTGCATTTGGAGTATCCTCTCAAGTGGATTCCAGAACAATCTTGGATATGGTTGGCGCTGAGAAGCTATTGGGTCGTGGCGACATGCTCTATCTACCGGTTGGCGCCTCGAAGCCTGTACGGGTGCAAGGAGCATTCTTATCCGATCAGGAAGTCGAGCATGTCGTTACATTCGTCCGTACTCAGGAGCAAGCCAATTATCAAGAAGAGATGGTACCTCAAATAGAGGAACAGCCTGAGCAGCAGGATGAGTTTGAGGACGAGCTGTATGACCAAGCTGTACAAATTGTGTTAGAAGCAAAGCAAGCTTCGGTGTCATTACTGCAAAGACGCATGAGAGTAGGCTATACGAGAGCAGCCCGTCTAATTGATTCTATGGAAGCTAAGGGCGTAGTTGGTCCTTATGAGGGCAGTAAACCCCGTGAGGTACTGGTTTCTATGGAACAGTATCAGCATAATCGAATGAGCTCCTAAGGACGTACACCCCCGCAAGGGGGTGTTTTTACGTTCAGGAGAGATCGTCCTTTTGTGCATAATCAACCACTTGAATTCTCATAATAAGCAAGAAAAGGCTGCTATATGAAAAGAGAGGTTGAGAAGGGGAATGAACAAGAGGTTAATCGTTCTTACATTTTGTATCGTTTTCGTATTGTTTGCTGCTCTGCAGCTCAAGAACCAGTCCAGCCCGCCGTCGGAAGAGACGTTTAGTAAAAATGAAATTAGATATGGCGCTACAGGCAGTGATGTTAACGAACTGCAAGGTAGACTTAAGTTTATCGGCTTCTACGGCGGAAATATTGATGGAGATTTCGGGTATCGTACACTCACTGCTGTGAAACGATTTCAAGGCGAATTCGGCATGATCGTAGACGGGGTTGTGGGGCCCAAAACCAAGCTAAAGCTCTGGGAAGCAACGAAGGAGTGGAAACCGACAGCTCCTGCAACTGGCGGCAATTCTTCGAGCGGACAAACAGCGGCTTCGTCCGGAAGCGCTCCGGCCAATTTGACACCTACGACAAATCTTGGATTTTCCCAACAAGATATTAATCTAATGGCCAATGCCGTTAACGGCGAATCCCGCGGCGAGCCATATATCGGTCAGGTCGCTGTAGCAGCCGTGATATTGAATCGGGTGAAATCGGCAAGCTTTCCTAACACAGTCTCTGGAGTCATCTTTCAGCCAGGTGCCTTTACAGCTGTTGCGGACGGACAAATATGGTTAACACCTAGCGAGTCAACTCAGAAGGCTGTAAAAGATGCGTTGAACGGTTGGGATCCGACTGGCGGCTGCATTTACTACTTTAACCCTGCGACAGCAACGTCCAAATGGATTTGGAGCCGACCACAGGTGAAGCAAATCGGTAAGCATATTTTTTGTAAATAAGAGGGAACGAGGGAGAAGGAGCCTTGCGAGGTTGCTTCTCCTGTTTGTATCGGAATATAATGAATACATATCTTGGAAGCAGGAAGGGAGAGCAGTCCTTTGAAGCATATACAATTTGAACGAAGCAGTTGGAATCATATTCGTCTGCATGTACTGCCCACTGATCAATTTAAGACCTTTGCAATTTCCGTCTACATAGGTCGTCCGTTATCCGAGGAGACAGTCACCTCAACGGCGCTAACTCCATTCGTGCTGAGAAGAGGTACCGAGAATCGGCCGGTAACCAAGCAATTCCGTGAATACTTGGATGATTTGTATGGAGCGGGCTTCGGATTTGATATATACAAACGGGGTGATTATCAGATAGTTCAGCTCCGCATGGATATCATCAATGATAAATATGTTTCTTCTAATGAGTCTTTACTCAAAAAAGGACTCGAGTTTGTCGGAGAGACACTTAGCAGACCCGTACTAGAAGAAGGACGATTTCGTCAGAAATACGTTGATGCTGAAAAGGCAACGATACAAAAGAAACTTGAAGCCATCATCAACGATAAAATTAGATACGCTGCCGAACGTTGTATCGAAGAAATGTGTAAACATGAACCCTATCGGCTTCATCCGCTAGGAAGAATCGAAGATTTAGCGTCCATTACTGCGGACAGCTTATACCATCAATATAAAGAATGGCTCCAAAATGCACCGATCGATATCTATGTGGTAGGTCAAACTACACTTGAAGAAGTGGAAGCCATTGTGAAGAGCGCTTTCACCATTGAGCGTGAAGAGGACAAAGAGTATAAGCCAAGTGTATCGAGTTCTTCAGCTAAAGAGGTACAAACTGTAGTAGAACGATTGGATGTCAATCAAGGTAAGTTGAACATGGGCCTTCGTACAAACATCTCATATAGCGATGAGAAGTACCCGATAGCCCTTATGTATAACGGCGTCTTGGGCGGATACCCGCATTCCAAGCTGTTTATCAACGTTCGTGAGAAAGCAAGTCTCGCGTACTATGCTTCATCCCGGTTTGATGGGCATAAGGGAATACTAACGCTGCAATCTGGCATTGAAATTCAGAACTATGAGAAAGCGGTCAGTATTATTCGTCAGCAGCTTGAGGCGATGGAACGCGGTGAGATTACGGATACAGAAATGAGTCAGACAAAAGCGATGATATCCAATCAATTGCGGGAAATGCAAGACTCTGCTTTTGAATTGATTTCCTTTGATTTTAACGCTATCCTCTCGGGTAAAGAGCGTTCCGTTCCCGCCTTGATTGAAGCGGTTCAGCAGGTTGACGTTGCCGCTATCGCACAAGCCGCGAAGCAAGTCCAATTGGACACCATATACTTCTTGCGGGATCAGAAAGGGGAGTAATCGATGGAGAAGATTCCATATCCGCACTTAAATGAATCACTGTATCATGAGCAATTGTCCAATGGACTGCATGTATTTGTACTTCCGAAGGAAGGCTTTCAAAAAACGTATGCAACCTTTACGACGAAATATGGCTCCATCGATAACCATTTTCAGGTTGAAGGTAAGGATGAAGTGACCGTTCCTGACGGCATCGCTCATTTTTTGGAGCACAAGATGTTCGAGGAACCTGAAGGGGATATATTCGCTGCGTTTGCCTCACAGGGGGCATCGGCTAACGCTTTTACAAGCTTTGATCGTACGGCTTATTTATTCTCTTCCACAGACCAGATCATCAAGAACTTAACCACGTTAATTAATTTTGTGCAAAATCCATATTTTACAGATGAAAATGTAGAAAAAGAAAAAGGAATTATCGGTCAAGAAATCAATATGTACCGTGACCATCCGGACTGGAGAAGCTACTACGGGCTGATTGAAGCTATGTATGAAAAGCATCCTGTACATATTGATATCGCTGGGACTATAGAGTCTATTTCAGGGATAACGAAGGAGACACTGTACGAGTGCTACTATACGTTTTACCACCCCAGCAATATGAGCTTGTTTGTAGTCGGAGGCGTTGACCCTCAAGAAATAATTAATGTCGTTAAAGAAAATCAAGAGTCCAAGACTTTCCGAGATCAGGGAGAGATCAAACGTTACTTTGAAGATGAGCCCCTTCCTGTCCACCAGGCAAAAAGAGAGACAATTTTACCCATATCGTTGCCTAAATGTTTATTTGGTATCAAAGAACCTGCACCTCAATTAACTGGCAAATCTCTTCTGGTGAAGGAACTGACTACCAAGCTCATGATGGATATTCTGTTCAGTTCAAGCTCAGACATCTATCAATCGCTTTATGACGAACAATTAATCTCCGATAACTTCGGTCATGAATACAATATCAGTGAAGATTATGCATTCTCCATTCTTGGAGGAGACACCAAGGATCCCGAGCTGTTAGTAAGTCGAATTCGAGAAGAAGTGGAGAAACGTAAAGAGTCCGGTCTGGATCAAACTACATTTGAGAGAAGCCGTAAGAAAAAAAATCGGTAATTTTCTAAGGATGATGAACTCACCGGAGGCCATTGCCAATGAATTTACCAAGTATCGGTTTAAAGGAATTGATTTGTTCGATATCCTCCCCATCTATGAACAATTAACGCTTGAGGATGTCAACAACAGATTCCATGAGCATTTTGATTGGAGCAGGCTGGCCGTTTCCATTGTGCGCAGCCGAGAATCATGATGACTAAGCCATTTACAGAACAGACCGTTTTAATCACCGGAGCGAGCAGAGGGATCGGCGCGGCGATAGCGGAACGCTTCGCTTCTGTAGGTTTGAATGTCGTGATTCATTATAAAGAGTCACATGAAGCTGCGAATGAGGTAGCTAGGAGCTGCATGAGACATGGCGCTAAGGTGTTAACGGTTTCTGCGGATCTTCGTTCGAAGGATCAAATTTTAAAAATGAAGGAAAAGCTGGAGCAAAGAGACATGGTGCCGGATATTGTTGTGAACAATGCAGGTGTCGCTCATTATGGACTACTGACAGAAATTACGGAGTCGGATTGGGATCACATCATGGACGTGAATCTTAAGGGTGCATTCTTATGTACACAGGCTTTTATGGCTACCATGATCCAGAATAAGTACGGTCGTATTATTAATGTTTCGTCGATCTGGGGAATCTCGGGAGCATCCTGTGAAGTGGTATATTCCACGGCTAAAGGCGGGATGAACGCTTTCACGAAGGCGCTGGCTAAGGAGCTGGCTCCTTCGGGAATTACCGTTAATGCAGTAGCTCCAGGTGCTGTGGATACTGTCATGATGTCGGGATTCGAGGATGATGAGAAGGCCGCGATCAAAAATGAAATTCCAGCAGGAAGATTTGCCATGCCCGACGAAATCGCTTCATTGGTTTATTTTCTTGCTCTACCGGAGTCAGGTTACATTACCGGACAAATTATTAGCCCTAATGGCGGATGGTTAACTTAATTTTGCAATTATCATTTCATCTATTTCCATATCTCCATAACAACATTGCCGTGAGCCATGTGTATAATTCCTCGCTGAGAAAGCCATATTACTACATGTAATAACGATTAACTCATCAATTAAAGGAGGCTTTTAACCATGGCTACTGTACTTAAAGTGTTTGATAAGTGGAAAGAGTTTTTGGCAGAACGCGTGGGTCAAGCTGAACGTGCAGGGATGAGCGAAGAGACAATTAGCAAGCTGGCCTTTCAAATCGGCGATTTCCTTGCTGATAAAGTAGACCCTGAAAACACTCAAGAGCGCGTGCTCAAAGAGCTGTGGGATGCAGGTAATGAAGAAGAGAAGCGCACACTTGCCCGTCTCATGGTAAAATTAGTGGACAAAGCCTAATAAGCGTTTTACAATTTAATAAGACGTTTCAGTGTGAAAGCCTCCTGCTTCGGAGGCTTTTGCATGCTTTCAAGACAAGAAAGGATTTGTTCCAGGTATGTTACTTCGAAAATCTGCCGTATGTGCATTGATGTTAGGCTTGTTGCTGACCGGGTGCGGGAATCGAGGTATGCCTGTCATTAAGCAAGAAATCATGGATAAAAAAATATCTGTGCTGATGTTATCAAGTCCTGCCCTTTCCAATCAAGCCAAACAATCCATTGGGAAGGCGCTATTGGAGTGGAGAAATAATCAGGCCATTACCTTTGAATGGCTGAAGGATCTTGCCGGCATTGGATGAGCAAACCTATAATAGAATAAAAACAGGCACTTATAATTACATATACGTAGTTGGTAATGATTTACTCAGCAATGTTGCTCCGGCAGTGGACTCGGTATCAACAACGAAATGGACCTTTCTTCAGGACAACCTGACCGCAGATTCCCTTCCGAATCAACTGACGGAGCAAGCGGAAGCGGTTACGGTGAATAAGGATCAAATTGCTTCACTCCAAGCCAAATGGGTGGACGGCATCATGCAGCAAGGCTTACCTATTGAGTGGGTGACTCGAGCTGACCATCCCATTCCATCCGAATGGGCCCCTTCTGAGGAAGCGGATCATATCGTTTTGCTGGATAACAATGAGCAGTGGTTTCAGCAGCTTTCCTTTCAACTTAAGCAGCATGATTCCAAGTGGATTGTGTTTTATGCTCCTGCTGATCAAACGATGCTACAAAAAGCGAAAGCGACTGGCGTTCCTGTCATGGATTTGTCCAATGCATTTTCCATAGAGCTGAATTGGGATTCCATTATGGCCAACCGTCTACAGGAAATTTTAAATCAGACATGGAAGCCAGGCGCGGAGGATTACAATGAACAAGAGCTTAAAGAACTAAAGCTGAAGTGATCTGCAATAAATTTGCGTGTTTCCAGAAGGATTGTGGCGAATTTTGTAGAAATATTGGTTATGGTAAGTTTTGGCTTGCAATAACTGAACGAGGTGGACTCATTGGACGTTAAAGAATGGTATATGGAGTACAAGATTCACAAGAATCGCCCTGGACTATTGGGTGATATTGCTTCTTTGATGGGGATGCTTGATATCAATATTGTTACGATTAACGGGGTTGAGGACAGAACCCGCGGAATGCTGCTTCAAACGAATGATGAAGAAAAAATCGATTTAATGGGTAGAATGTTAAAAAAAGTAGATAATATTACTATTACTGCATTAAGACCTCCTAAATTGGTCGATATCTTAGCGGTTCGCCATGGCCGTTATATTGAGCGGGATTCGGACGATCGCAAAACATTCCGGTTTACCCGGGATGAATTAGGGCTTCTGGTGGATTTCTTAGGCGAGATTTTTAAAAGGGAAGGGAATCAGGTGGTTGGGCTTCGCGGAATGCCGCGAGTTGGGAAAACGGAGTCGCTGATCGCAGGTAGTGTATGCTCCAATAAGCGATGGACGTTCGTATCGTCGACCTTGTTAAGACAGACGGTTCGAAGCCAGCTATCCGAAGACGAGATGTCGCCGAATAACGTGTTTATTATCGATGGAATCGTTTCAACCATGAGATCCAATGAAAAGCATTACAGCCTGCTTCAGGAAATTATGTCTATGCCTTCCACGAAAGTCATTGAGCATCCGGATATATTTATCAAGGAGTCGGAATATACCTATAATCACTTCGATTACATCATCGAGCTGCGCAACAATCCGGACGAAGAGATCAATTACGAATCTTTCACCTATAACATCGAACCATTTTAGTTGAAAGAACGTCTTAGTAATAACAAATCATGGTCACGGGGAGGTGAAATTGTGTCCGATCTAGGATTTATTTTACGTAAAGCGCGCATGGACAGCAAAATCTCTTTAGACGATTTACAGGAAGTAACGAAAATACGAAAAAGGTATCTCGAAGCGATCGAAGAAGGTAACTATAAGGTATTGCCCGGCAGCTTTTACGTTCGCGCTTTTATTAAAAGCTATGCGGAAGCGGTCGGACTTGACCCCAATGAAGTGCTGCAGATGTATCAGTCAACGAATCCTTCTCCCGAGCCGGAGCAGCCGGTTGTCGATACGATTCGTAAGAAACGTTCCAGTGTCCGTAACACAGAAAAGATAAGCCGCTGGGCTTCGAGTGTTATGTTTGTCAGTTTTATTGTTCTGATTTCAGGGATCGTGTATTACTACACGTACAAGAATCACAAAACTACTCCTGCCGAGAACAATCCTACTCAGACGCAATCACCCAGAATTACGGATTCTACCGACCCGACGGCCGGAACGAAGCTGAACAGCACAGCAGCGGAAAGCACGCCTCAAGTGGTATCTACGCCAACACCTGCACCTACTCCTACGCCTTCGCCCGTACAGGTGAAGTTCAGCGCCAACGAGAAGGGTGTTGATAATTATACCATCACAGGCAGCCAGAAGTTGGACATCCAGTTGAAGATCACAGGCGCTCAGTGCTGGATCCGAATTGATGAGCTGAATGCAAATAATCAGAAAAGCATGCTGAAACAAAAAACATACAAAAACGGTGAAACCGATTCTTTTGAAATCGATGGTTCATCCTATTTGAACATAGGGGCAGCGAGCGCGGTAGAACTCACCGTTAACGGAACCGTTATCCCTGTAGGGGATACGCCGAACCCGAAGAGAGTACAGCTCAATTTGCAAAAAAGCTAACAATTTGGCGCTTCCTGCGCTTTCCCGGGTAATGATTTGAACACATAGGAGACATCCTCGCCGTTACGGTTGTAGGATGTTTCTTTTTGTGTAGCTTCTTGCTATAATGCTAATGTAATTTGATGGAAAGGGTGTTGACGTTATGAGTTCAGAAAGCTCATTTGATATTGTGTCCAAGGTGGACATGCAGGAGCTGAATAATGCCATTCAACAGGCGGAGAAAGAGATTGCGACCCGCTTTGATTTTAAAAACAGTAAGAGCAGCATCAAGCAGGAGAAAGACCAGCTTGTTGTCGTTTCGGACGATGAGTTCAAGCTTCAAAACGTACTTGATATCTTACATGCCAAGATGACGAAACGAGGCATTTCAATTAAAAATCTCGAATACAGCAAAGTAGAACCGGCCGCTGCTCAAACCGTGAGACAAAAAATCAGCTTAAAGCAAGGCGTTGACCAAGAGAATGCGAAGAAAATCAATATTCTGATTCGTGATTCCAAGCTGAAGGTCAAGAGCCAAATTCAAGGCGATCAAATTCGCGTCACCGGCAAAAGTAAGGATGATTTACAAGCTGTTATTACGATGCTTCGCAAAGCCGAGATCCCTTTGGACCTTCAATTTGTGAACTTAAAATAAGAGGATGTCCAGAATGGACTCGGCCCAGCCCCTTGATGCAAGGGGTTTTCTGTTTTTGACACCCTATGAGGCATGTATTATACTTGAAAAGTATGGCTAGGACTATCTGGAGGTTGTTTTATTCATGACAGAAAAAGTAAAAGTAGTAACACTCGGCTGCGAGAAGAATTTGGTCGACTCCGAGATTATGTCTGGATTAATTCATGGCCGCGGGTTTCAGCTCGTAGATAACAAAGAGGATGCCACGGTCATCATCGTCAATACATGCGGCTTTATTGATGCGGCCAAAGAAGAGTCGGTAAATACGATTCTGGATATGGCTGAATTAAAACAAACAGCAAACCTGAAGGCGCTGATTGTGTCGGGATGCTTGACACAGCGTTACAAAAAAGAATTGATGGAAGAAATGCCAGAGATTGATGGTATTGTAGGGACTGGGGATTTCGATAAGATCAACCACATTGTGGATGAAGCGCTTCGCGGCAGGAAGCCGGTTCTAGTGGGCAATCCTGTATTTAACTATGATGCGGATCTCCCTAGACAGGTGACCACTCCACGTTACACGGCATACGTCAAGATTGCTGAAGGCTGCGATAATGCATGTACCTTCTGCAGTATTCCGATCATGCGCGGCAAGTTCCGAAGCAGAAGTATGGAGTCAATCGTTGCAGAAGTAACTCAATTGG
This genomic window from Paenibacillus hexagrammi contains:
- a CDS encoding YajQ family cyclic di-GMP-binding protein, which translates into the protein MSSESSFDIVSKVDMQELNNAIQQAEKEIATRFDFKNSKSSIKQEKDQLVVVSDDEFKLQNVLDILHAKMTKRGISIKNLEYSKVEPAAAQTVRQKISLKQGVDQENAKKINILIRDSKLKVKSQIQGDQIRVTGKSKDDLQAVITMLRKAEIPLDLQFVNLK
- a CDS encoding DUF3388 domain-containing protein, which produces MEYKIHKNRPGLLGDIASLMGMLDINIVTINGVEDRTRGMLLQTNDEEKIDLMGRMLKKVDNITITALRPPKLVDILAVRHGRYIERDSDDRKTFRFTRDELGLLVDFLGEIFKREGNQVVGLRGMPRVGKTESLIAGSVCSNKRWTFVSSTLLRQTVRSQLSEDEMSPNNVFIIDGIVSTMRSNEKHYSLLQEIMSMPSTKVIEHPDIFIKESEYTYNHFDYIIELRNNPDEEINYESFTYNIEPF
- the ymfI gene encoding elongation factor P 5-aminopentanone reductase; the encoded protein is MMTKPFTEQTVLITGASRGIGAAIAERFASVGLNVVIHYKESHEAANEVARSCMRHGAKVLTVSADLRSKDQILKMKEKLEQRDMVPDIVVNNAGVAHYGLLTEITESDWDHIMDVNLKGAFLCTQAFMATMIQNKYGRIINVSSIWGISGASCEVVYSTAKGGMNAFTKALAKELAPSGITVNAVAPGAVDTVMMSGFEDDEKAAIKNEIPAGRFAMPDEIASLVYFLALPESGYITGQIISPNGGWLT
- a CDS encoding YlzJ-like family protein; translation: MIHYSVIPMDVIFEGMDTYSPEFVEIEHQGVTLQVEPMDAKQARIVRLLSGNPQDYMKEQYTPGTVISYIPGFHQTLS
- a CDS encoding DUF3243 domain-containing protein, whose amino-acid sequence is MATVLKVFDKWKEFLAERVGQAERAGMSEETISKLAFQIGDFLADKVDPENTQERVLKELWDAGNEEEKRTLARLMVKLVDKA
- a CDS encoding helix-turn-helix domain-containing protein yields the protein MSDLGFILRKARMDSKISLDDLQEVTKIRKRYLEAIEEGNYKVLPGSFYVRAFIKSYAEAVGLDPNEVLQMYQSTNPSPEPEQPVVDTIRKKRSSVRNTEKISRWASSVMFVSFIVLISGIVYYYTYKNHKTTPAENNPTQTQSPRITDSTDPTAGTKLNSTAAESTPQVVSTPTPAPTPTPSPVQVKFSANEKGVDNYTITGSQKLDIQLKITGAQCWIRIDELNANNQKSMLKQKTYKNGETDSFEIDGSSYLNIGAASAVELTVNGTVIPVGDTPNPKRVQLNLQKS
- the sleB gene encoding spore cortex-lytic enzyme, encoding MNKRLIVLTFCIVFVLFAALQLKNQSSPPSEETFSKNEIRYGATGSDVNELQGRLKFIGFYGGNIDGDFGYRTLTAVKRFQGEFGMIVDGVVGPKTKLKLWEATKEWKPTAPATGGNSSSGQTAASSGSAPANLTPTTNLGFSQQDINLMANAVNGESRGEPYIGQVAVAAVILNRVKSASFPNTVSGVIFQPGAFTAVADGQIWLTPSESTQKAVKDALNGWDPTGGCIYYFNPATATSKWIWSRPQVKQIGKHIFCK
- the yfmF gene encoding EF-P 5-aminopentanol modification-associated protein YfmF; the encoded protein is MKHIQFERSSWNHIRLHVLPTDQFKTFAISVYIGRPLSEETVTSTALTPFVLRRGTENRPVTKQFREYLDDLYGAGFGFDIYKRGDYQIVQLRMDIINDKYVSSNESLLKKGLEFVGETLSRPVLEEGRFRQKYVDAEKATIQKKLEAIINDKIRYAAERCIEEMCKHEPYRLHPLGRIEDLASITADSLYHQYKEWLQNAPIDIYVVGQTTLEEVEAIVKSAFTIEREEDKEYKPSVSSSSAKEVQTVVERLDVNQGKLNMGLRTNISYSDEKYPIALMYNGVLGGYPHSKLFINVREKASLAYYASSRFDGHKGILTLQSGIEIQNYEKAVSIIRQQLEAMERGEITDTEMSQTKAMISNQLREMQDSAFELISFDFNAILSGKERSVPALIEAVQQVDVAAIAQAAKQVQLDTIYFLRDQKGE
- a CDS encoding FtsK/SpoIIIE family DNA translocase, whose translation is MAKRKKKSKSLKNSLMFELYGILILIFAVIALAHQGHVGNSLMYLFRFFVGTMDFLIPVFFIYVALYAMIKRAWPPLKTAKKSGILLFVVALLIKNHIDLFLQLYPDGGFESGKVISATWDGMMDGLKPTEEGSEALKFGVGGGMIGALLYSILYFLFDNWGARLIQYALFAIGFILATGISYVDVVHMVRGRFKNVGDNIKDRMHEWLDDRNSGKHQEVQDERSSAKNKKAAYVPVDDEFDEEIFQPVKRQRKNPLFMELLKPIKEAKKNKTASNAKGEEDIQAAEENGDSQVVYQANQSSASNHDENAAHEQPVTPIIRDFQEHVYQEAQQSIQQEQQVTAEPVAAIPIAKAKVEQSDEEQGPVSVEFQQDKPLENSKPYVMPLLDLLAKPAAGKGAEMSDYKANARKLEATLESFGVRAKVLEVVRGPAVTRYEIQPDVGVKVSRIVSLTDDIALALAAKDIRMEAPIPGKSAIGIEVPNMEVSVVTMREVMETGAFQESSSRLSVVLGRDISGQPIVGNLARMPHLLVAGATGSGKSVCINGIITSILYKAKPNEVKFLMIDPKMVELNVYNGIPHLLAPVVTDPRRASLALKKVVVEMEKRYELFSKSGTRNIEGYNAMLTETSTGAPLPYYVVIVDELADLMMVAANDVEDSICRLAQMARAAGIHLIIATQRPSVDVITGVIKANIPSRIAFGVSSQVDSRTILDMVGAEKLLGRGDMLYLPVGASKPVRVQGAFLSDQEVEHVVTFVRTQEQANYQEEMVPQIEEQPEQQDEFEDELYDQAVQIVLEAKQASVSLLQRRMRVGYTRAARLIDSMEAKGVVGPYEGSKPREVLVSMEQYQHNRMSS